In the bacterium genome, GTCTCATCACTACAAAACTCGCACAATCCGCAAGGCTCCACTCCTTATCCTGATGGCTTCTGAATAGCTGCCAAGCCTGTTCATCAAGTCTCAAGTCCACATGCACAACTTCAACATAAGGTGAGTTTTTTAAACCTGCAATAAACGCAATCACTCTTGTCCGAGGAATGCGTAGAGGACTGGTCATTAACATTGCTAATTCAGCAATAACATAGTTAGTTGTA is a window encoding:
- a CDS encoding PIN domain-containing protein, giving the protein MSELFADTSGWGNLVDSTQPYHALAATIYRTSRQQGRKVITTNYVIAELAMLMTSPLRIPRTRVIAFIAGLKNSPYVEVVHVDLRLDEQAWQLFRSHQDKEWSLADCASFVVMRQRGIGEALTTDHHFEQAGFIRLLK